From Magnolia sinica isolate HGM2019 chromosome 13, MsV1, whole genome shotgun sequence, one genomic window encodes:
- the LOC131222774 gene encoding heat stress transcription factor A-2-like isoform X2, giving the protein MEKAMKGVAVKEEEAGGSSSFVLSPQPMEGLHDSGPPPFLTKTFDMVEDPATDSVVSWSQSRNSFIVWDAHKLATNLLPKYFKHSNFSSFIRQLNTYASTRAV; this is encoded by the exons ATG GAGAAGGCAATGAAAGGTGTAGCGGTGAAGGAAGAGGAAGCTGGCGGCAGCTCGTCTTTTGTCTTGTCTCCACAGCCGATGGAGGGATTGCACGATTCCGGCCCGCCTCCGTTCTTGACAAAGACATTCGACATGGTTGAGGACCCGGCAACTGACTCGGTCGTATCATGGAGCCAATCTCGCAACAGCTTCATCGTGTGGGATGCGCACAAGCTCGCCACCAATCTCCTTCCCAAATACTTCAAGCACAGCAATTTTTCCAGCTTCATACGCCAGCTCAATACATACGCAAGTACTCGAGCTGTTTGA
- the LOC131222774 gene encoding heat stress transcription factor A-2-like isoform X1 — protein MKFPLQEKAMKGVAVKEEEAGGSSSFVLSPQPMEGLHDSGPPPFLTKTFDMVEDPATDSVVSWSQSRNSFIVWDAHKLATNLLPKYFKHSNFSSFIRQLNTYASTRAV, from the exons ATGAAATTTCCCTTGCAG GAGAAGGCAATGAAAGGTGTAGCGGTGAAGGAAGAGGAAGCTGGCGGCAGCTCGTCTTTTGTCTTGTCTCCACAGCCGATGGAGGGATTGCACGATTCCGGCCCGCCTCCGTTCTTGACAAAGACATTCGACATGGTTGAGGACCCGGCAACTGACTCGGTCGTATCATGGAGCCAATCTCGCAACAGCTTCATCGTGTGGGATGCGCACAAGCTCGCCACCAATCTCCTTCCCAAATACTTCAAGCACAGCAATTTTTCCAGCTTCATACGCCAGCTCAATACATACGCAAGTACTCGAGCTGTTTGA
- the LOC131222773 gene encoding heat shock factor protein HSF30-like isoform X4, producing the protein MKRWFQGFRKVDPDRWEFANEGFLGGQKHLLKDIKRRRHVPQNLQPQETSACVELGQFGVEDEVERLKRDRNVLMVEIVKLRQQQQNSRAQLAAMEEWLQGTERKQQQMMAFLARALKNPTFVQQLMQCGEQKKAFGGVGRKRRLPASASSENLQEEVISAMGARAVSYPRQTVAEEEVAIETEIEKLFSAMDNSSGSSNTNPTVEVVSGHSDWDLGFANDILWEELLNEELIAGNLEEGEEEQTEIDVEVEDLAARPSDWSDNVKYGSSQGEMAGGLGEEAVVVIFL; encoded by the exons ATGAAACGATGGTTTCAGGGTTTTAGAAAGGTTGATCCAGATCGATGGGAGTTTGCAAATGAAGGGTTTTTGGGAGGGCAGAAGCATCTATTGAAAGACATCAAGAGGCGAAGGCATGTCCCTCAGAACTTACAACCGCAGGAAACCAGTGCTTGCGTTGAATTGGGCCAATTCGGTGTGGAAGATGAAGTGGAGCGACTGAAAAGAGATCGCAATGTACTAATGGTTGAAATCGTGAAGCTTAGACAACAACAGCAGAACTCCCGAGCCCAACTCGCTGCCATGGAAGAATGGTTGCAAGGTACAGAGAGAAAGCAGCAACAGATGATGGCCTTCCTGGCCAGAGCTCTTAAGAACCCAACTTTTGTCCAGCAGCTGATGCAGTGTGGTGAGCAGAAGAAAGCATTTGGAGGCGTTGGAAGGAAACGTAGATTGCCGGCGAGTGCAAGTTCAGAGAACCTGCAAGAGGAAGTGATCTCGGCCATGGGTGCTCGGGCCGTTAGCTACCCACGTCAGACAGTAGCTGAGGAAGAAGTTGCGATTGAAACGGAGATTGAGAAGCTATTTTCTGCCATGGATAACAGCTCAGGCAGTTCTAATACAAATCCAACTGTTGAAGTTGTCTCTGGCCACAGCGACTGGGATTTGGGTTTTGCAAATGACATTTTGTGGGAAGAATTACTGAATGAGGAGCTGATTGCAGGGAATTTAGAAGAAGGGGAAGAAGAACAAACGGAGATTGATGTGGAGGTGGAGGATTTGGCTGCTAGGCCATCTGATTGGAGCGACAAT GTTAAGTATGGTTCAAGTCAAGGAGAGATGGCTGGAGGCTTGGGGGAGGAAGCAGTAGTTGTAATCTTTCTGTAA
- the LOC131222773 gene encoding heat shock factor protein HSF30-like isoform X3, protein MKRWFQGFRKVDPDRWEFANEGFLGGQKHLLKDIKRRRHVPQNLQPQETSACVELGQFGVEDEVERLKRDRNVLMVEIVKLRQQQQNSRAQLAAMEEWLQGTERKQQQMMAFLARALKNPTFVQQLMQCGEQKKAFGGVGRKRRLPASASSENLQEEVISAMGARAVSYPRQTVAEEEVAIETEIEKLFSAMDNSSGSSNTNPTVEVVSGHSDWDLGFANDILWEELLNEELIAGNLEEGEEEQTEIDVEVEDLAARPSDWSDNVQVKYGSSQGEMAGGLGEEAVVVIFL, encoded by the exons ATGAAACGATGGTTTCAGGGTTTTAGAAAGGTTGATCCAGATCGATGGGAGTTTGCAAATGAAGGGTTTTTGGGAGGGCAGAAGCATCTATTGAAAGACATCAAGAGGCGAAGGCATGTCCCTCAGAACTTACAACCGCAGGAAACCAGTGCTTGCGTTGAATTGGGCCAATTCGGTGTGGAAGATGAAGTGGAGCGACTGAAAAGAGATCGCAATGTACTAATGGTTGAAATCGTGAAGCTTAGACAACAACAGCAGAACTCCCGAGCCCAACTCGCTGCCATGGAAGAATGGTTGCAAGGTACAGAGAGAAAGCAGCAACAGATGATGGCCTTCCTGGCCAGAGCTCTTAAGAACCCAACTTTTGTCCAGCAGCTGATGCAGTGTGGTGAGCAGAAGAAAGCATTTGGAGGCGTTGGAAGGAAACGTAGATTGCCGGCGAGTGCAAGTTCAGAGAACCTGCAAGAGGAAGTGATCTCGGCCATGGGTGCTCGGGCCGTTAGCTACCCACGTCAGACAGTAGCTGAGGAAGAAGTTGCGATTGAAACGGAGATTGAGAAGCTATTTTCTGCCATGGATAACAGCTCAGGCAGTTCTAATACAAATCCAACTGTTGAAGTTGTCTCTGGCCACAGCGACTGGGATTTGGGTTTTGCAAATGACATTTTGTGGGAAGAATTACTGAATGAGGAGCTGATTGCAGGGAATTTAGAAGAAGGGGAAGAAGAACAAACGGAGATTGATGTGGAGGTGGAGGATTTGGCTGCTAGGCCATCTGATTGGAGCGACAATGTACAG GTTAAGTATGGTTCAAGTCAAGGAGAGATGGCTGGAGGCTTGGGGGAGGAAGCAGTAGTTGTAATCTTTCTGTAA